In Pirellulales bacterium, the sequence ACCCATCCCATGCCAGCGCCCGCTCGACCGCATCCGCGACGGAGTCGCGGTCTAACCAGACCGCCGCTCCGCGGCGGAGGCGCCGCGCGAGGATCTCAAGACGAATGAGGGCTTCGAAAAATCCAGACCAGGTTTTGTCTCAAACACTAGCCCAAAGCGTAAGCGATGGAGCCCCGCAACGTTGCCACCCTCTCGCCGAATAACGGCAGAGCCGCGTGCGTGTCGGCTCGAGGCGTTAGCGAGCGCTATCCACCCACGGAGCGCGCCCTCGCTAACGCTTCGGGCCAGTGTGTGGATCGGCGCGTTTTAAGGCAAAGCCGACAACGTCTGACCGGCGCAGCAATCACTTGCTCCAAGCCCCGAGCGTGACTTCCTTTTCGATCGTTTGATTATCGCGGCTGATTTCGAGCTTCACTTTGTCGCCGGCATCGCAGGAGCCGATTTCCTTGGTGAGCGTGGCGAAATCGTTCACCGGACGGCCTTGGAATTTCAGGATCACGTCTTCGGGCATCAGGCCGCCCCGTTCGGCGGCCGAACCGGGCTGGACCATCGCGATTTTGCAGGTGCCGTTTTCGCCCATGATTCCGAGCTTGGCGTTGCTGCGCCGATCGACTCTCGTTGCCGGATGGGATTGGGCAAATTTTTCGCTTCCGGCAGCCGTCACCTTGGTGCCGAAAAGTTCCACAGCCGACAATCGCGACAGGCTCCGCAGTTCGGCAAGGTCCTCGTCGCTCATGGCCACGCCATGAACCGAGAGGTATTCCAAATTTGGCACGTGCTTCAGCAATCTCAGCCCCGCCGCGCCGCCGTGCCAATCGGCATCCAAGGTGATCTGCACGCCGTCGGGACTTCCAGTCAGCGGATTGCCGACGACCACGGTCCCGCCCAAGCGGCGAATTTCGGCCAGCGTGCGCTCTTGCCGCATTTGCTCGTAGTCGCCCAAAGCATCGGTGGCGACGCCCGCAGCCGCCATTGCCGCGGTGGAAGCATTTCGCACGGCGGCGATTTTGGTCAACGCCGTCGCTGCCGCGTCGGCGGTGTCGACATCG encodes:
- a CDS encoding PDZ domain-containing protein yields the protein MNFRLAFAFLAVTAICAAGSAFAAQPPATKAHASRGQALDTGAVASPQAIGQWVGQLGSDSYTVREAASDALIQAGRPAIASVVAASQKDDLEVTTRAVQILAAMLKSSDVDTADAAATALTKIAAVRNASTAAMAAAGVATDALGDYEQMRQERTLAEIRRLGGTVVVGNPLTGSPDGVQITLDADWHGGAAGLRLLKHVPNLEYLSVHGVAMSDEDLAELRSLSRLSAVELFGTKVTAAGSEKFAQSHPATRVDRRSNAKLGIMGENGTCKIAMVQPGSAAERGGLMPEDVILKFQGRPVNDFATLTKEIGSCDAGDKVKLEISRDNQTIEKEVTLGAWSK